Genomic DNA from Nonomuraea rubra:
GTTTCCGCCTCGACGCGGACTTCGCCATCCACGACGGCTACCGGATCATCCAGGTCACTCCCCCGGGCTCGGCCTGCTCGATCATCTTCGGCGACGGTCTCACCGACGCCGAGCCCGGCACGGTGCAGGGGCTGCACCTGATCGTGTCCGACATCGAGCAGGCCGGCAAGGAGCTGGCGGGCCGCGGTGTCGAGGTGACCGGCCCGTTCCACGACGCCACGGGGGCGTTCCACCAGGCCGGCGAGACCGGCCGGGTCATGGGCGCGCACCCGGAGCGGGCCAGCTACGGCTCGTTCGCCGCGTTCGCCGACCCCGACGGCAACCGCTGGTTCCTCCAGGAGATCACCGTACGGCTGCCCGGCCGCTGACCCGGCGGCGTTCCCGAGACACGACCACACCGTGGAGGACCAGTGACCGCCGAAGACATCCGTACCCATGACGTGGTCGTGATCGGGGCC
This window encodes:
- a CDS encoding VOC family protein — encoded protein: MKLEVVVLPVSDADRAKDFYTRQLGFRLDADFAIHDGYRIIQVTPPGSACSIIFGDGLTDAEPGTVQGLHLIVSDIEQAGKELAGRGVEVTGPFHDATGAFHQAGETGRVMGAHPERASYGSFAAFADPDGNRWFLQEITVRLPGR